One segment of Toxotes jaculatrix isolate fToxJac2 chromosome 8, fToxJac2.pri, whole genome shotgun sequence DNA contains the following:
- the zgc:114181 gene encoding cytosolic non-specific dipeptidase encodes MNPPVLLSVLLLISAVHAFQYTELVQYIDSHQEEYVEALRDWVAIESDSSNVLKRPDLHRMMEMAAQKLRLMGGAVELVDIGEQELPDGTTLALPKVVTAHFGNDPNKHTVCVYGHVDVQPAKLEDGWATDPYNLTDINGNLYGRGASDNKAPVLAWIHAVEAYQALNMELPVNVKFVIEGMEETGSNGLDAMILAQRDTFFSDVDYIIISDCGWLSRRPALTYGTRGNCYFFAEVEGPKQDLHSGVYGGSVIEPMTDLVGILDTLISPIGKILIPGIREAVAPLSDEEWKMYQDIEFDIENYKKKISVNQLMYSNKVDLLAHMWRYPTVSIHGIEGAFSDPGTKTVIPAKVTAKFSIRQVPNMDPAMVKKQVTDYLHSVFAKRRSPNTLKVTMVIGAKPWLADTQHPLYEAGKAAVKRVFDMDPDLIREGGTIPIARTFQDVTGKSIIMMPIGGFDDGLHSQNEKMSRYNYIEGTKLFIAFLNEVSQIKKTTV; translated from the exons ATGAATCCTCCAGTTCTGCTCTCCGTCCTGCTGCTCATTTCTGCCGTCCATGCTTTCCAGTACACGGAGCTGGTGCAGTACATTGACAGCCATCAAGAAGAATATGTAGAG GCTCTGCGGGACTGGGTTGCGATCGAAAGTGACTCCAGTAACGTTCTGAAGAGACCAGACCTGCATCGCATGATGGAGATGGCGGCTCagaagctgaggctgatgggggGGGCTGTCGAGCTGGTGGACATCGGAGAGCAAGAA cttcctgACGGGACGACGTTAGCGCTGCCTAAAGTGGTGACAGCTCACTTTGGCAACGaccccaacaaacacacagtgtgtgtctacGGTCATGTGGACGTCCAGCCGGCGAAGCTAGAGGATGGCTGGGCAACGGATCCCTACAACCTGACCGACATCAATG GTAACCTGTACGGAAGAGGAGCATCAGATAACAAGGCCCCAGTTTTAGCCTGGATTCATGCTGTGGAGGCTTACCAGGCCCTCAACATG GAGCTGCCAGTGAATGTGAAGTTCGTCATCGAGGGCATGGAGGAGACAGGCTCTAACGGCCTGGACGCCATGATCCTGGCCCAGAGAGACACCTTCTTCTCTGACGTGGATTACATAATCATCTCAGACTGCGGCTGGCTCAGCAGGCGACCCGCCCTCACCTACGGCACCAGAGGCAACTGTTACTTCTTTGCTGAG GTTGAAGGACCTAAACAGGATTTACATTCTGGAGTGTATGGCGGCTCTGTGATTGAACCAATGACTGACCTCGTTGGCATTCTTG ACACACTGATCAGCCCTATTGGTAAGATCCTGATTCCTGGGATCAGGGAGGCTGTGGCTCCCCTCTCTGATGAGGAATGGAAGATGTACCAGGACATTGAGTTTGACATCGAAAACTACAAGAAGAAGATCAGTGTCAACCAGCTCATGTACAGCAACAAA GTGGACTTGTTGGCCCACATGTGGCGCTACCCCACCGTCTCCATCCATGGTATCGAGGGGGCCTTCTCTGACCCTGGCACAAAGACTGTCATCCCTGCTAAGGTTACTGCCAAGTTCTCCATTAGACAGGTTCCCAACATGGACCCTGCAATGGTCAAGAAACAG GTAACAGACTACCTTCACTCAGTGTTTGCCAAGAGGAGGAGTCCGAACACACTGAAAGTCACTATGGTGATTGGAGCGAAGCCTTGGCTGGCTGACACTCAGCACCCTCTGTATGAGGCTGGGAAGGCTGCTGTCAAGAGAG TTTTTGACATGGATCCTGATCTGATCCGTGAGGGCGGGACCATCCCTATTGCCAGAACCTTCCAGGATGTGACGGGAAAAAGCATCATCATGATGCCCATCGGAGGCTTTGATGATGGGCTGCACTCCCAGAATGAGAAGATGAGCAG GTACAACTACATCGAGGGAACCAAGTTATTCATCGCCTTCCTTAATGAAGTGTCCCAGATTAAGAAGACTACTGTGTGA